The DNA region TTCAAGCTTGTTCAGTTGCTGAGTTCGAGAAATaagaaacaattaaacaaactatttatttttcttaagaaaGCCACAGAGTATAGAAATAATTTGCTTTAATTAATATGTATATTATCGTCCTATTGTAATAATTTAAgcattataaaatacatatttgtacatttttcttttctattttttaaatataattattacattgtacatttgCGGTAATATCTCATAATGGCAGATGTGTCTGTGTACTGCAAAAAAATTGTTCACATTGattatgtatttacatgtatttatacaatgCCTATTAACCATGTGGTTTTGAGCTAATAAACTATACTATACTATTAAATTAAAATGCCaaatatgtatacattcatTATAGTTTTAACTTGTTGTCACCAGTAATGACATATAAACGTAATTTTCGGTCTGATAAAGTTCAATATCCTTCGTTTCGAAACTTTAAGTAGGGTTAAATACTTTTCTCATTACCATAAGTAAGTTGTAagtttatgttatttttattgttttgcaatCATGCCTCTTCCCGATAAAATGTTTATCACAGAAAATCTCAAAGATTAAGTGTTTCAAATAttgttcatttcttttaaagacaATGGTGTCGCGTCGTATTTAAGATGTTATTGATGTTATGACTTTGCGACACTATAAGTACGGGGAATAGCAACTCGCTTGGCAAGTCAtgttgtatgttttatttgataaaataaaatatatcggaaaggacaaTGGATTATTCATCTTCAATATTAGCAGATATGTTTGgactatttttattttgtgtctCAACACACCAACATATTATTTGTTTCttacattcattttatttaattccATATTCATATATGTATCTTTTAATCTTAAACATTGCAAAGATTATCTAACTCTcttataaatgtattattagATAAGTATAATTTGCattgattgattaaaaaaaacaggcTCTAAGATGCATTGTTTGCACTAAGAACACATTTTCcagttttttttagaaaacaaataaaaaaaaatcagataaaatAATTCAGAGCTTATATCATTCTTTTCATTGTGAAATCATACCTCaagaaagtttaaaataatatatattagagTGGTGTGTCGGGCCACTTGAAAAAACTGAAAGGACATTAATAGGTGTGCACGTAAGTTGCACGAATTTTATTATTGCTAAGATAAAGagacaaaaaatacatattattcataaactggacttttgggtttttttgtcagACGTACATCCATGGAGTACTTACAATTTTTATGTTGTTATACTCCAATTCTTTGAGTGGAATTTGCACAAACACGACCCTGAAGCTGTTTGATGACCAAATACAGGCTATACAGAAGTCTGTGAGAACCATTGTGGGGGATGAAATCTGCAACAAGAATAGTAAGGTTATCAAGTGCATTACTACATAGTTTGTACGTGAATGCTAAGATTATCGATAGGAttactatatatttattaaatatatgagTATGGAAATGAAACTatgtaataaatacatgtacatgcatgttcaTGTCTTATATTGACATCGCCTAAATGttaattatgattaaaaataattttcttaaaactatTGTGACGCCATCTCTAACAGAAGTTAgacaaaacattttcttcttcttattttcTCCTATGTTTATAGCTCCCATGGGTTTTCATGCATATATGGggtcaacaacaacaaaaatcgcTGAGGGTGTTGTGTGAGTGTATGATAAATGGAACGGGGTCTTTACATTTACTCCTACTCAATTATGAGCGACCCAGGAAAAATGTCACACGCCGGTCTCTAAGTAAACGGCAAGATCAGAAGTTGGCAAGTTGTTAACAACACTGGTGGTTAATCTCAGTGGCTGACGTGTAAGAACTCCGCGATCCTTCTGCTTCAGAAAGGCGATGTCGCTCATGTTGCAGACTCGGTATCTAATTCAGAAAGACGATGTTATTTATGTTGCAGACCATTCGTCAAGCGGCACAATTAGGACTGACTGTATTCAGATTTTAGTGGGGCTAAACTCAACTAAGTTTGACCACATATGTATCTGTTGCATTGATCTGCGgaaataataaaaagttttacaagGATGCTTCTAtgtttttccttgttcattttgtatattgtcgaattattaatattaatagtGCTTAACTTTCTTTCGGAATCCGTGGGTACCAAATACCCCCGAATAAATATCCCCCAACGAAcagtaaaaatcatttttagatCATTCTACAGAtaaaaaatgcacaaaaatatatcttaactaACCTGAAAATTGATACTCCGCGAAATTTGGCTCCTAGGAACTTACGTAATTTAACAGTACTCGTGCATCTAatcagtatatatttatatctaccGAActtgattccctctatttcttacataAACTTATAGTTATTTCAAAGTTCCAGTTGGTCGcgacctacagcgacctaagaaaaatcacggactgcacgaaataccATGATGTCAGACACCCATTGGTTTCTTTTCGCTAACGTATTAATGTCctttaaggacgttgtttactcagggtttgagttctcaaattcagattactataaagttcaatgtcatgagtaaaatttgttctaaacattattattattgacaaaaaattcgatatttttactgaattatggaattaggctcagaCAAAGTTGGAATTTTAGCAAAATAGAGGGACAAAATGCGGACTAAATTTCTCAGATTATGTTTTTCACTGATATATTTTTTGGTAGTACtttaatattcaaagttaagattttaattGTTAGTCatcataattttgcatattttctgatGGTTTTATCTCACCTTTTCAATTAGATATTAGTATTGCACatactacaaaaatattgaaaaatgcttaaaaacgataaaagacaccatatcatTGACTTCTGAGTCATATAAATTTAATGCCAACAGAGTACGGTCAATATACtaagtttaatactataaatattttagtattatcatcactcagttttttgttgatttaaatcaaaaaatgggtaagaatttgaaaactgatagagggaTTTTGGattggaatatatatagaaattgtgaatgaaaacttattgctttgtatctattttgGGTCACTGCCACtcatgaattgtatttcatttttgtaagagctaagcaatttgtattattttcacaattaagaaaatctcaatcatagtgtaaaatgttagggatttttcttaaattttcaaaaaatattaaatggccACTGACCTACTTtcttgaaagtgaaaaataacactaccatgAAAGGTCTATAATAcacaatagatttttttttcattttgagtaaacgtataccttaaCATTAAATTAGTaaatttttcttactttttacaatccatttattaatttgtgtaaaagaaagatgtaagtataaacaataaaatgctttctttgatgattcatgcaggttatgaagatagcgatcattgcagaaaaacaaaaacataaacgtgtgttatgtatttttttctgcaatttcgCCACCTTTATATCCCACATGAATCAtttaagaaagcattttattgtttaaatatttttagggTTATTGCACTGATTTAGAGAAAAAGTCAAAGTTACATAATATGCAGCACTTGGAgtcggaagcaaattaaaagGAGGGGGCAATCTTGACaggcaacaaaaaaaaacaaacaaaaaaccaaacaaaacaaaaaatagggTCTTTGGTTATCGTTATacataactttgcaaaaattgTAGGGTGCGGGGGAAGGGGGGAAGCCTCCCCCCTTCGGTTCCGCGACGCCTATGTTATGGAATAGAAGACTACTGTTACTATAGGTAACGTAAATTCTTCGTTACATCCGGGAAATTATttgttaaatcaattaaatatgacttaagttactttttttttataaacaaaatactcGCTTAAAGAGCAACTAGCAAGCATGCATGTTATaaagtattttgaaataaaatacgaTCATGATATTGATTATGCGAAACTTGAACATTGCATTTTGCAGTGATTTCGTTCTATTAACTATTTCCCAGCATAATTCTCCAATTATTATAAATTAGTTTAGAAGAAAAATGGAAAGGAATGCTTCCCCTCCCCACTtcttctcgcagcaaagatttttattaaatttacatgtaaaaaaaatagttatcaTGGAGTGAGactacgccccccccccccccattaggattttattttaatgattatgaGATTATGATGGGAATTCCCCCTTTTTCTTTGCttgtcaaaatctttttgaTGAGTCTGTCCCCCACCCTTTTTTCAAAagcgatgctacgtgcctgtatttTTTGGAAAATCGGTGATCATACTAGTACCAGTAGTCCTCTGTACGTTTCCGCACAAACGAATTTTGCAAGTGCCGGAACTATTACCGAAaaagctttaattttatttttgctgCGCATGCGTAAACGAGTCAGGCGCGAAAGGTCGAAATTctaatttttgtaaacaaacagtTATGTATGCAGATCAAATGCTTTTTAACCGAAAAAAGCATAGCCTATGTGACAACTGAAATTTATAAAGCGCTTAAGGAGTTAAAAAAAGCAATCTTATTTGTATTTCTCCATTTCCCACCATGCGAAGATCATCCTCATTGGGGAGATCTTCCATTCCGCATTACAGTAGTGCTAGTAAGCGATCGTCATCAACATCTAGGTCATCCGTGGGAGGAGGCGGTCCCCTCAGGGTGAGGAACGATGACAACCCCAAGGTTACAGCATCCTCGTCTAAAACAAAAAGAAGCTCAGGGTATGGTTTCAGTGGTAGGCCTTCTATGGACTACCAAAAACCAGTCAGCTACAGTGATAGAATGTCATTTGGACAAGGGAAGACACCAAATAAAGGGTACAGCATTCATCTTGACATTTACAATTAACAGCATGAGTAACAAAATTCTGcacttggttttattttaatgaacatAATATTATTACATAAATTTTTCTCAAATGGCAATTTTTTTGTAATCAGGAAAAAACGCTGTCAGTgtgaattattaaaaacaatttgcTTATATTCATTGGACTAGGTTACGCAGAGCAAGTCACATGGGTGTGCCAACTACGATACTGAAAGACCCAAGAAAGGTTTCTGACAAAAGTTTTCAAGCAATATGTGTCGCAAAACTTGTAGAGGTAAGAATAAACTTTTGCATattaaagtctgtcccaagatatttatgcagcacatttggacaatttttaataaaaaaaaaatacacatacctttgaaagaagtgcaattgaaatagttgaaagggataatttccaagataatttcattgacacattatcatctttcactcggcaAAAATCACAGGAATGAAAAAAGATCTCTTACGGAGATtgataatggggaatgtttacatctcaTTCGGAATATACTTGGAATACATCACGCAATTttacaacgttatcatccgggcttactgcaatacaaaatccccgtatACATCACATcttttaacattgtattgaaacctgataagctaacaggggcgtttcgactgagaaatcttggaaactTTTCTTACTTTTGAAAGAATGtcatttgaaccctgaggtatttataaatatcatgcaattattaagcaaaatgtaaatccaggatgtcttgggacagagtataggaCTTCCTTGAATATCAAGATAACTGTCAGGAGTAATTTTCTTTCTCAATTACAGTGTGCTATATACTGCTCCTTTATAATGATAACAAACACACATACAAATTATTGTATATGATACAAATGCTGTGGAATTGCTCATAAGGAGGATCAAATTTGAAGGAATTTTGGATAGTTCATATCAACAATTAAGAtctttaaataattatgaaatacatgaacagtctttatttattaaacatagatgcaaattcacaaaaaaaaacatcttgacaattttttataaaatttgaaatccaCTCCAATTGGCccccatatatatttatgattccACATGATCATTGACTTGAGATTTAGATTATCATTAACGCCTATGTGACAGTTTGAAGTTGTGGTGTTGATTAAGACCttgatatctaaataaaaatgtaaattttgatattaaattaatGTGAAATAAATTACATGGGTATATCAAGTTCAAATATGTGATTGTCATGGattcatttcagtttttaacaGAGAAAGGTTATCCACACAAATTGTCCCCCGAAATTCTCAAGGCACCACCAAGGAAAGATTTCTTTCAGATATTTGAGGTATGATAGTGGTAATAAGGATTATTTGTGACAATTGAAACTGGGAAATATCCTTTTCCTGCAGTTTTCAAAAGaagaataataaaatatacattatttacatttcaccTAATaagtcaaatatttatttgcaacTAGGCATGCCTTCTTCCCTGGTTAACTCATGAGATGCCAAGAGGcctaatgtacatgtaaataaacaatgcatGGAAATCGTGTGGTAACTAGTACTCTTTGTTGTAGTTCCTGTACAGCATGTTAACCCCAAGATATAGGATTGGCAAAAAACCAGAGGAAGAGATCCCAAAAATCTTCAAGGAGTTGGGGTATCCCTTCATGATTTCAAAAACTGCTATGTATGCATTGGGATCCCCTCACACTTGGCCTACAATACTGGCAGCTCTCGTTTGGATGGTAGATTTGataaaggtaacatatttatACCTCATGCAATAAGTTGTAACAAATTGTATTCAATTGTGTAATTTGGAATTGAAGTTTAGGTCTTCCGAATACATTGTGTATAGTCACATGTATTAACTAGAAAATATCACTTTTGGTTTGATATAggaatttgtttttatcatttttttcagtttGGTATGCGAGTTGGAAAGTCAATAGACAGTTTTCTGTTTCCTCCAAATGAAGATGAGTTTGACACCTTGCCAGAATCCCAGGTCTGATTAATGAACAAAACTACAATTTATGTACTCGCTTGTCTATAGAATTTGCAATCAGTTTGTCAAATTATAAAAGGATAAATCCATTATATTTTGCTTTCTGAGTTGATTGTTCATCAGAAAATTTATATTCATCAATGTTATAGTTTTTAGcccacctgagctgaaagctcaagtgagctattctgatcacatttcgtccgtctgtctgtccgtctgtaaacttttcacattttgaacttcttctctaaaaccacgtaaccaaattcaaccaaatttggctcaaagcattcttatggaatgaattgcagaaatgaaagaaaaattttcattgaaagcggagaaaacctcaattttaaaaaatcttctgaagaactaccgaggcaaattcaatgtaaattagcatgaataatccttatgggaaggaaaatataaatcgcaaaaattatgggctaattctgtttcaaatctgagttattacgaaaaaaataagaaagaaaaggcatgtttcaagcaatttatagcatccatgaatcttggtaaaatgggtaggcatgaccgggccagggcaaaacaaaagattgacagttattaatctgccaatctcattaaaatttcaagatatttactgaccagtatatttgtatttgctgtaaatattgctgcaaaataatgcgtaattgGAATTGACTATTGCCAATCTGCCCCGGCGTTTATTTTGCCCCCGCCcggttttgcttacccattttaccaagactcgtattccataattctaaaacaatgttctttgtttaaagcagccatgacactatatgataaacgggtcgatctgacaatgatgaatttgtttgttgtgcaacagttcgtgtacgaagggaatctttgaaacatgcaaaatacattggtgcaGATTTTGTTaggtaaattgaggctaaatatttcaatgcgttaacacttttcacatatgacggtggggttagcttgttgtgattttcgtttcgttttcatttatgctttgcgttaacctaggaactgtcgcttgtatttcctgatttttatgcatcaaatcaaacagagacttcggtaaatcaaacagtttactgtttacctgcgcaaattaagcaacatctgatgtattaagaaagaactaaaatgcaattcattcaggctatcggtaattcggtatcatcttttgcgtaatggtagaataatgcaatatgttttgttgagatgctcggcattttctcgagtttattcagtttaaatagagtttaatatcgctgacggaaacatgtaggtatatacatgtatatgattcattttgaaaaataaattgtgttctttatttgttatagtgcatgtttcttgtgtttaattgtttacgaattctatttactaaccatatttgagtgttaagcttcgaattataagcaagatacagagatttgctcacaattctatgtttgtacacagatctgaggccattcatatttatccattttaaatgccgaataggaaataccaagttaaaaatcttaagctgaatatAATAAAcccatgtgaacaaaatatgactcaaacctagcaaaattttgagctctgtatcttgcttataattctacgattgacgctgaaattttggttgatcattagaaattctatatgagtTAAGAGTATGTTGaatacttgtacacaaaaaaaattaaagaatgatatgcggtatataactactctctggggccccctctttatacaatgaataatgtgaaatgtgagtaaataaaaacgacatcgttaaaacagtttccatagttctgacacatttctgttgctgggataaaagaattatcgctattcctaagaaaacattacagcggaaaattatcctggtttgtagccatttgttatttttgaataaaaaattttttgataaaatacaataactattatattttttaaaaaaatacaataactagtaaatAGTTGAGGAATAAAATGTACCTATAtactctcatatattttgatcgctttattaagtgggggaggggggcagaacaaaaatacagggaattagaagttatataacagtgtacccctaccaaatatttaattctatatCTTGCCTaagattttcttattctgtgtaaaaacagtatttcatgaaggtacaatgtcaaagattacgtgtatgcaaaaataattgtaaaattcgaatacataacaatatttatttttttgttattctaccgagggccatatggcacaatatcttttgaacgcccattgttgctgaggtgagcgatgtggccccatgggcctcttgttttggtATAATCACGGggaaatgaatattaaataatttacacaaaagaCTTAGATAGCCTCAAACTGTTTAATCTATGTATTTGGGTACCAGTATccatacaaaagaaaatatttttgaaatgatattCAAGTACCAGTAGTTCAAATTGGGAGTTTTCAATTACCGGTACATCAAATAACATTTAATCTAAGATAAAAAACTATTAGTTCATATCCATCAGAATAAACAAGTATTCATTgttatttaatttgatatctagactttgaaaaaaagaaagaaagatgtCTTTCAAATTTATTAAGCTAATGTTTATACTAATAAAATTCTGATATTGTAAATTTCTCTTTTTATGCAATTGAATAGGGAATGTTTGAAATGGGAAAGAATGGTCTTAAAAGGAGAAAAATCGActctttttttatttgggtATCACAATTTACATTAACTGATATATAGATTACGAGCTATCTAAGGGAAAGAACACCGACTGAATTCTTGAGCAGTCAAAAGTAACTCAAAATGGCTTGTACATGAATCCTTCCTTAATCTTGAAACAATtgattttttcagattttgtttgaCTATGTGGAGAAAACCTACATCGCATACATGGAGGGCAATGACAGCTTTGAGGATTATGATGAGCAGCTGTCCAACCATCTAAGTAAGATAGGGGGGTTAGGTAGCTCAAAGCTTTTAATGAGTTTTAGTGTTGGTTATTTGTACACATATTTGTGTTGGTTTTGTATAGAGTTTATGAACACATGGATATCGTAAAGTTCTCTATAAAGAATCTAATCATGTAAAATACACATCCCCCAAAGTTAGATGTTGGtgtaaaaagctgaaaaattgACTGTTCTGACAATTCTCAGCCAATTTATTATGTTAAAGCACAAAAATAGAGTCCATTAATTTAGAAgtatatatcttaaaattttgacaaaatggccaaaaaaaaaaataatgtttggtTGTCAGGCACAGTCTGCATTTGGTCAAATGATGCTgcattgatatacatgtatttctttgcctgatttaattaaaaggggaattttaagttaaaatatgaaaattgaccTTTGCAAatcatgcaaaaaaaataaaatacctgCCTGCCTCTTGAATTTATTGGCCTGAgaatcaatacatttttttttttttttttttttttggctaatCCATAGAAAAATAACATTGTTGTAGATAGAACTTGATTGATCATCTCAGAGATCTTGACAATATACATAGaataaacttgtttaaaacctgtCACTCCATCGGTAACTTTCAGTATCAATTGTAAGTAACTTGCATGGGGAGATACTGCACATAATTTGCATTATTACAATagcatctgtaaaaaaaaaaaagtcaatagCAGATCAGCTGAGGTGAGAGATGCCATCATCATGCCAGATATATTgttgttcatacatgtacatattattttcttattttacttttttcagatCAAAAACTTTATGGAATAAGTGGAGGAATTGAAAACTTAGATGAAGAGAACAAGAGATTAGAGAATGAGCTGGACTCGCTGGAACAAGAAATTCAGGAATCCCAGGTACATCTACAGAAAATTTTCCATATTGAAacagtttctttaaaaaaacatcatgTTCTTTCCAGacagtttatattttattaaagctgcttggtccgattttttggcTATTACAGtgtcaaataatttttgttcaTGGGGATGTTGATTTGTTGACAAGGGTTATCCACAAAAGACCTGAATATTGGTCCgccacgaacaatgatgattccacagtatgtagtaacattttatttaaaattgtaggagaaattgaagaaaatgcAGGAAGAGGAAGTATGTTTGAAAGAAAACGATGAGAAAATGAACAAGTACCTTGCTGAGATGGATGGTTATGTAGAGAGTCTcgaaaaaaattaccaaaatgtggagaaagaaatagagacaCTAGGTAATGAAAACCTGctcaatttcaatgaaataagtTGAACAAGAATCAGACAAATTTTTCAcgaaaaaatcagaaatattccTGTGTAAACTAAACTTATGTTCAGTATACATGTTCATACAGCATGAactacaatacatgtatcatcagtATTTCTTGATTCATGCAGTTTCATAACTTTCactttgggaattttttttatttgaatacagTGATTATAGGCACTTGTAAAACACTTTCATAACGTTTACTACCCATCTTTCCAATATtggtaaattaaaataatgtctgattgacaaaataaaacacatttctGTTATTTGATTTCTAGCTATGTAATAAATATCATACATTGTATTTGGGGGATTTTATTTAAAGCTGCTGATCTCCATAACATAAAGGCAAGCAATGACGAAAAGCAGTTGATTTTTGAGTCCCAGGAGTTCTCCCAAGAAGATATTGAACAAATCAAGATTCACAGAAAGGACATGTTGCGTCAGATTGATGATGCAGAAGCTAGAGTGGCCAATGTGGACCAAGAGATTTGGTCGGAGGAAATGAGGGCCTCTAAAATGCTGGAGACGGTACATCATAATTGTAGTTTTGAATGAATTCATGTTATAAATGTTAAAGATATCTCCTCTCCCCAGAAGCATTGTTCATGTACAgtcaacattatttttcatatagagaaaaattaaagaaattttttagtTAAATTGATTTTGGGAGATACTTTGTATTATGACAGGATTATTGAAAACTTTGTTGTTTTCCTTACA from Crassostrea angulata isolate pt1a10 chromosome 7, ASM2561291v2, whole genome shotgun sequence includes:
- the LOC128156456 gene encoding kinetochore protein NDC80 homolog — its product is MRRSSSLGRSSIPHYSSASKRSSSTSRSSVGGGGPLRVRNDDNPKVTASSSKTKRSSGYGFSGRPSMDYQKPVSYSDRMSFGQGKTPNKGLRRASHMGVPTTILKDPRKVSDKSFQAICVAKLVEFLTEKGYPHKLSPEILKAPPRKDFFQIFEFLYSMLTPRYRIGKKPEEEIPKIFKELGYPFMISKTAMYALGSPHTWPTILAALVWMVDLIKFGMRVGKSIDSFLFPPNEDEFDTLPESQILFDYVEKTYIAYMEGNDSFEDYDEQLSNHLNQKLYGISGGIENLDEENKRLENELDSLEQEIQESQEKLKKMQEEEVCLKENDEKMNKYLAEMDGYVESLEKNYQNVEKEIETLAADLHNIKASNDEKQLIFESQEFSQEDIEQIKIHRKDMLRQIDDAEARVANVDQEIWSEEMRASKMLETVESSCNEYNDLAQLLKLIPSTAQYACGVDYELSSRHNARDKFTDVVKPALQSLKEQWAEVVHEKSKELMMEKDVYEQCSADCMDLDNELKLKESQLKRLEDDLEYKKQIGQKEFEKQQEEKEGLEKEMSQIKLSSGKTLSEGQKEVRDTQKSVESKMRSMEQDLELYKTFLKKSFSKLIDHKERVEGILETMTQKLEEKLQTVKIETERS